The Choristoneura fumiferana chromosome 11, NRCan_CFum_1, whole genome shotgun sequence genome includes a region encoding these proteins:
- the LOC141432666 gene encoding beta-1,3-galactosyltransferase 5-like, giving the protein MAFRLPCHDKMQRRLLGMGILSIIILIYWIYWSQSLELNNMLFVLKLNNTQFIRDLIIQPSNAACRSKPYIIIIVTSYVGHVELRSAHRRAIPKELLDSMNVTRIFLLAKIPPHEKYINQNAIEDESRAFGDILQGSFIEDYRNLTFKHLMGLQWASTNCSEAFYILKVDDDTVFNLERTYKLLKSLRLKGDFFMGYMLNNTKPIRKHLNKWYVTWEEYPRNDYPPYLSGWYYITTPNAARRVTNEAIYHPYFWIDDLLITGLLTEALNIKLVQVPKGFWLEYYELLECCLRDMIKEKIMCDATVGPNGGRNNLIVEFNDALNLCWSTKNCSARTKEKDLSKVCVAYRARSIFSDGKPEIKYLGTGVKMTAKSLN; this is encoded by the exons atgGCCTTCCGCCTTCCATGCCATGATAAAATGCAGAGGCGATTACTAGGAATGGGAATACTTTCCATCATTATTCTTATTTACTGGATTTATTGGAGTCAAAGTTTAGAACTGAACAACATGCTATTTGTTCTTAAATTAAACAACACTCAGTTCATACGAGATCTAATAATTCAACCTTCTAATGCAGCATgtagaa gcaaaccatatatcataataatagTAACTTCATATGTCGGACATGTTGAGCTGCGGAGTGCACACAGAAGAGCTATACCCAAAGAACTATTAGATTCCATGAATGTCACTAgaatatttttgctggccaaAATACCACCTCATGAAAA ATACATAAATCAGAATGCCATAGAAGATGAAAGTAGAGCTTTTGGTGACATTCTACAGGGCTCCTTTATAGAAGACTATCGCAACCTCACATTTAAACATTTGATGGGTCTACAATGGGCctccacaaattgcagtgaagcCTTTTACATCCTCAAAGTTGATGATGACACTGTATTTAACTTGGAAAGAACCTACAAACTTTTAAAAAGCTTGAGATTAAAAGGAGACTTCTTCATGGGGTATATGCTGAACAATACAAAACCTATAAGGAAGCATCTGAATAAGTGGTATGTTACTTGGGAAGAGTACCCAAGGAATGACTACCCACCATATTTATCTGGATGGTATTATATAACAACCCCTAATGCAGCCAGAAGAGTAACTAATGAAGCAATATACCATCCATATTTCTGGATAGatgatttattaattactgGCCTTTTAACTGAAGCATTGAATATTAAACTTGTTCAAGTGCCAAAAGGATTTTGGCTAGAATATTATGAACTGCTGGAGTGCTGTCTCAGAGATATGATTAAAGAGAAAATAATGTGTGATGCTACTGTAGGACCTAATGGTggtagaaataatttaattgtagaGTTCAATGATGCATTAAATTTGTGCTGGAgtacaaaaaattgttctgCAAGGACTAAAGAAAAAGATCTTTCTAAAGTGTGTGTGGCTTATAGAGCAAGGAGTATTTTTAGTGACGGAAAGCCAGAAATCAAGTACTTGGGGACTGGGGTTAAGATGACAGCAAAGAGCTTGAATTAG
- the LOC141432669 gene encoding uncharacterized protein, with the protein MSASNKIKPVLINLNIGDQLTATSCSHVVVELIKFISHQRLQIPYTYQWLKQVVNKKKMSENSGKKESLQSEMHFRSVSSALENLDLILKSLMKEINGSVIPEEVCIALGSTPVTCREVYRLLLPTICHKFQCYSSHIATDDQIKRSIFRILMTSDLSQVIFTPMAPTNMYIFIRKKISPVCSGLTCDTFIKASGCRLPKDTKIVVIDFRAQKQDNLLCCNNFQIFGEVISESLENLQLGDQPNFNEIESSATMTWYQSSYVMKGFKDCIVNGSSITNKWLES; encoded by the exons ATGAGTGCATCAAATAAAATCAAACCAGTGTTAATCAACTTAAACATAGGAGATCAATTGACAGCAACATCGTGTAGTCATGTCGTTGTAGAACTGATAAAGTTTATATCTCATCAACGATTGCAAATACCATACACCTATCAATGGTTAAAACAAGTGGTTAACAAGAAAAAAATGAGTGAAAACAGTGGAAAAAAGGAAAGCTTGCAGTCTGAAATGCATTTTCGTTCTGTTTCCAGTGCTTTGGAGAACTtggatttaattttaaaa AGTCTTATGAAAGAAATCAATGGTTCGGTGATTCCTGAAGAAGTATGCATTGCTCTTGGTAGCACCCCTGTAACGTGCAGAGAAGTGTACCGATTGCTGCTACCAACTATATGCCACAAGTTCCAGTGCTACTCGAGCCACATAGCAACAGATGACCAAATTAAGAGGAGTATCTTCAG AATATTGATGACTTCAGACTTGAGCCAAGTCATATTCACTCCCATGGCTCCaacaaatatgtacatatttatcaGAAAGAAGATATCACCCGTATGCTCTGGGCTGACCTGTGACACATTTATTAAGGCCAGTGGTTGTAGACTGCCAAAAGACACTAAAATAGTGGTCATAGACTTTAGAGCACAGAAACAGGACAATTTACTATGTTGTAACAATTTCCAAATATTTGGAGAAGTTATTAGTGAGAGTCTAGAAAATTTACAGCTGGGTGATCAGCCTAACTTTAATGAAATTGAATCTAGTGCCACAATGACCTGGTACCAGTCATCATATGTGATGAAGGGGTTTAAAGACTGCATTGTTAATGGCAGCTCCATCACTAATAAGTGGCTTGAGTCATAG
- the LOC141432668 gene encoding beta-1,3-galactosyltransferase 2-like, producing MSAFQFNNTQFLDDIIIHPSKTICKNKSFIIIIVTSYVGNVELRSAHRRAMPKYLLDYMNVTRIFLLAKIPLHEKYISQNVVEYESRAFGDILQGSFVESYRSLIFFKHLMGLQWASTNCSEAVYILKVDDDTVFNWEKTYKLIKSLRLKGDFFMGYMLNDTKPVRKHLNKWYVTWEEYPRDDYPPYLSGALYITTPNAARRVIKEAIFHPFLWIDDVLITVILTEALNITLVQVPDGYWLEYYKLLECCLRDMIVKKIMCDYVIIPNGGRYNLIVEFNDALNFCWRTKKCSEMPKKGALTKVCGMWLT from the exons ATGTCTGCCTTTCAATTTAACAATACTCAGTTCTTAGATGATATAATAATTCATCCTTCCAAAACAATATGCAAAA ataaatcatttattattataattgtaacaTCATACGTCGGCAATGTTGAGTTGCGGAGTGCACATAGAAGAGCTATGCCAAAATATCTTTTAGATTATATGAATGTCACACGAATATTCTTACTGGCCAAAATACCTTTGCATGAAAA ATACATAAGTCAAAATGTTGTAGAATACGAGAGTAGAGCTTTCGGTGACATCCTACAGGGCTCCTTTGTAGAATCCTATCGCAGcctcatattttttaaacacttGATGGGTCTACAATGGGCctccacaaattgcagtgaagcCGTTTACATCCTCAAAGTTGATGATGACACTGTATTCAACTGGGAGAAAACCTACAAACTTATAAAAAGCTTGAGACTAAAAGGTGATTTCTTCATGGGGTATATGCTAAACGATACAAAACCTGTAAGGAAGCATCTGAATAAGTGGTATGTTACTTGGGAAGAGTACCCAAGGGATGACTACCCGCCATATTTATCTGGAGCGCTTTATATAACAACCCCTAATGCAGCCAGAAGAGTAATTAAAGAAGCAATATTCCATCCTTTCTTATGGATCGATGATGTATTAATTACTGTTATTTTAACTGAAGCATTAAACATTACGCTTGTTCAAGTGCCAGATGGATATTGGCTAGAATATTATAAACTGCTGGAGTGCTGTCTCAGAGATATgattgtaaagaaaataatgTGTGATTATGTTATTATACCTAATGGTGGCAGATACAATTTAATTGTAGAATTCAATGATGCATTAAATTTTTGCtggagaacaaaaaaatgttctgaaatGCCAAAAAAAGGAGCTCTTACTAAAGTGTGTGGTATGTGGCTTACATAA
- the LOC141432665 gene encoding 63 kDa chaperonin, mitochondrial-like has protein sequence MHRLRYLIGIRYNYKRSFSTALLHCAKDVRFGPDVRALMLQGVDILTDAVAVTMGPKGRTVILEQSFGNPKITKDGVTVAKGIELKNKFQNIGAKLVQNVANKTNEEAGDGTTTATVLARAIAREGFERISRGANPIEIRKGVMIAVDSVKEHLKKMSKPVKTAAEIEQVATISANGDRAIGSLIASAINKVGKDGVVTVKDGRTLDDELEIIEGMQFDRGYVSPYFVNSFKGPKVEYTDAYVLFSEKKIFTVQQLLPALEICNSQKKPLIIIAEDFDGEPLSVLVVNKLKIGLPVAAVKAPGFGEFRKNSLMDMAIATGGAVFEDDTNLIRLEDCLVESLGQVGEVVITKDSTLLLRGKGLKDEIEQRIDQINSELEDAKTDYDRRRLIERVSRLKAGVAVLRIGGSSEQEVNEKKDRVNDALNATRAAISEGIVPGGGTALLRCIPVLEKLKPANADQATGIEIVKNALRMPCVTIASNAGCDGSVIVSKVQELGDEFGYDVLNNEFVNMMEKGIIDPTKVVRRALIDASGVASLLTTAEAVICDVIEPKEPYIPEIRPPKNTMEQDY, from the coding sequence ATGCATCGCTTGAGATATTTGATTGGGATTAGGTACAATTATAAAAGAAGCTTTTCCACTGCTCTTCTACATTGCGCTAAAGATGTAAGATTCGGTCCAGATGTTCGCGCACTTATGCTTCAAGGAGTTGATATTTTAACAGATGCAGTCGCCGTTACAATGGGCCCTAAGGGAAGGACTGTAATATTGGAACAATCGTTTGGTAATCCAAAAATAACTAAAGATGGAGTAACTGTAGCTAAAGGaatagaactaaaaaataaatttcaaaatattggtGCTAAGCTTGTACAGAACGTAGCCAATAAAACTAATGAAGAAGCAGGAGATGGAACTACCACTGCAACAGTTTTGGCAAGAGCTATCGCCAGGGAAGGCTTTGAAAGAATATCGAGAGGTGCAAACCCTATTGAAATCAGAAAAGGAGTAATGATCGCTGTTGATAGCGTTAAAGAAcaccttaaaaaaatgtcgAAACCTGTTAAAACAGCTGCTGAAATAGAACAAGTAGCTACTATATCAGCGAATGGTGACAGAGCCATAGGATCATTGATTGCTTCTGCAATCAACAAAGTCGGAAAGGATGGCGTTGTTACTGTTAAAGACGGCAGAACTTTAGACGATGAACTTGAAATCATCGAAGGCATGCAGTTTGATCGCGGCTATGTTTCTCCCTATTTTGTCAATTCATTTAAAGGACCAAAAGTTGAATATACCGATGCTTACGTTTTGTTTTcggaaaaaaagatttttactGTTCAACAGTTATTACCGGCTTTAGAAATATGTAATTCACAGAAAAaacctttaattattattgctgAGGATTTTGATGGTGAGCCTCTATCAGTCCTCGTggttaataaattgaaaattggcTTACCAGTAGCGGCTGTAAAAGCGCCAGGTTTTGGGGAGTTCAGAAAAAACTCTTTAATGGATATGGCAATAGCCACAGGAGGTGCAGTGTTTGAAGATGATACCAATTTGATAAGGTTGGAAGATTGTCTGGTAGAAAGCCTTGGACAAGTTGGCGAAGTCGTTATTACAAAAGATTCTACCCTTTTACTTAGAGGTAAAGGTTTAAAAGATGAGATCGAACAACGGATAGATCAAATAAATTCCGAATTAGAAGATGCAAAAACCGATTATGACAGAAGGAGACTTATCGAACGTGTATCCAGATTAAAGGCTGGTGTTGCTGTATTGCGAATTGGTGGTAGTAGTGAACAAGAAGTTAATGAAAAGAAAGACCGTGTCAATGATGCGCTGAATGCTACACGCGCGGCAATTTCCGAGGGCATAGTTCCTGGTGGAGGTACAGCGCTATTGCGTTGCATTCCGGTCCTGGAAAAACTTAAACCAGCTAACGCAGATCAAGCTACGGGAATAGAAATCGTCAAAAATGCTTTACGTATGCCTTGTGTGACTATAGCCAGTAACGCTGGTTGTGATGGTTCGGTTATAGTTTCTAAAGTTCAAGAATTAGGAGATGAATTTGGATATGACGTTTTGAATAACGAATTCGTAAATATGATGGAAAAGGGTATAATTGATCCCACTAAAGTTGTAAGGAGGGCATTAATCGATGCAAGTGGGGTCGCTTCCTTGTTGACCACAGCTGAAGCCGTAATTTGTGACGTTATTGAGCCAAAGGAACCATATATACCAGAAATAAGACCTCCCAAAAATACAATGGAGCAAGATTATTAA